A section of the Mangifera indica cultivar Alphonso chromosome 12, CATAS_Mindica_2.1, whole genome shotgun sequence genome encodes:
- the LOC123192820 gene encoding UDP-N-acetylglucosamine transferase subunit ALG14, producing the protein MEKLNDFYWSIMTFVVISVTIFTIRLLYVLYLTGKPSRTKSSQQPLSTLVILGSGGHTAEMMNLLSVLQMDRFAPRFYIAAATDNMSLQKARVFEDALVRKKGIKGPSAQFMQIYRSREVGQSYITSVWTTLLAIAHALWLMIRIRPQVVICNGPGTCIPLCMIAFFFKVIGIRWSSVFYVESIARVRRLSLSGLLLYKLHIADQFFVQWPQLQKKYPRAHYVGCLM; encoded by the exons ATGGAGAAACTGAACGACTTTTACTGGTCCATAATGACGTTCGTCGTCATTAGCGTTACAATTTTCACAATTCGTCTCCTTTACGTTCTGTATTTAACTGGAAAACCTAGCCGCACCAAATCCTCGCAACAGCCACTCTCAACGCTCGTTATTTTAGGTTCAG GCGGACACACGGCGGAGATGATGAATCTCTTATCGGTTCTGCAAATGGACAGGTTTGCACCGCGCTTTTACATTGCTGCTGCCACTGATAATATGAGTCTTCAAAAGGCACGCGTTTTCGAGGATGCTTTGGTTCGTAAG AAAGGAATCAAGGGACCCTCTGCACAGTTCATGCAGATCTACAGAAGCAGGGAAGTTGGTCAATCGTATATAACCTCTGTTTGGACAACTTTACTTGCAATTGCTCATGCACTTTGGCTAATGATTAGAATCAGACCACAAGTG GTTATTTGCAATGGACCTGGGACTTGTATTCCTCTATGCATGattgcatttttctttaaa GTCATTGGAATTAGATGGTCATCTGTTTTCTATGTTGAGAGTATCGCAAGAGTGAGAAGGCTTTCTTTAAGTGGCTTGCTTCTGTACAAGTTACACATAGCTGATCAGTTCTTTGTGCAGTGGCCACAATTGCAGAAAAAGTACCCTCGAGCTCATTATGTTGGCTGTCTTATGTAA
- the LOC123192819 gene encoding ankyrin repeat-containing protein At5g02620-like — MDRRVEMADTGNRDSQKPPMHKPYQAALNDKWESLKDFYKDNVSLLFIPVTPAGDNAFHLAVFSKSSEPLQSLLEFSRGDDFIKYSYLEKNGYGNTPLHEAAANGNLKAVMALDNHNSKLLEVENVVENENEFLAAVNKRGETPLFKAAAFGKIEVVEYLAPKSLKTETRYIEGKTKEVTKLKDVHCQSKRNMPGATDKEGMEKVPDASILHVAITGNHFETALYLLDLDESLATLKDRNGQTSLHLLATMRSAFESGYRWGTWIHRVFYFCLPISDDANDDKKATTKISKGWLILLRKICALVSSSILEKKRNHKLALKLAERLIEKDSSWELAPDSQFEEDQPIPPTGDAGDNRPTALLLAAERGIVEIVDRILEECPQLVEQENDMNENILHVAIKHRQFDIFNRVKNMKIPMTRLVRKVDKYGCTILHHAAVMRPQNTKIHPAGPVYQLQEEIKWYKRVEKITPTHYAMLHDETCEQLFNLNHNELLVKAQQWIKGTSQSCSAVAVLVATVVFAAAYTVPGGSNDNGYPIFLNNSLFLVFTVMDVIALASSLTSVVMFLSVLSSPSTYDEFHHELPRKLTVAFSLLFISLATTMIAFAATLLLIVRLEKPRWTTTLIYTAAFFPVSIFALMNFPVYTAFGKTLLKLYRRLSKNWPVKKPAPTKNLASGQGSIADHNKYCLQV, encoded by the exons ATGGACCGACGAGTCGAGATGGCCGATACCGGTAATCGTGATTCGCAGAAGCCTCCTATGCACAAGCCTTATCAGGCAGCCCTGAACGACAAATGGGAATCTCTGAAGGACTTCTACAAGGACAATGTTAGTTTGCTGTTTATTCCTGTAACGCCCGCTGGGGACAATGCGTTTCACTTGGCAGTGTTCAGCAAAAGCAGTGAACCGCTTCAATCTTTACTTGAATTTTCCAGAGGTGATGATTTTATTAAGTACAgctatttagaaaaaaatggcTACGGGAACACACCTCTTCATGAGGCTGCAGCCAATGGGAACCTGAAGGCCGTAATGGCCTTGGACAATCATAATAGTAAGCTCCTCGAGGTAGAAAATGTAGTTGAAAATGAGAATGAGTTCCTTGCTGCTGTGAATAAGAGAGGCGAAACCCCGCTGTTTAAAGCTGCTGCTTTTGGGAAAATAGAAGTGGTGGAGTATTTAGCTCCAAAATCATTAAAAACTGAGACCAGATATATAGAAGGAAAAACGAAAGAAGTAACTAAGCTTAAAGACGTTCACTGCCAAAGCAAACGCAATATGCCTGGTGCCACTGATAAAGAAGGAATGGAGAAAGTGCCTGATGCCTCCATTCTGCACGTTGCCATCACAGGAAACCATTTTG AAACGGCTCTATATTTACTGGATCTAGATGAATCGTTAGCAACACTCAAGGACCGAAATGGCCAGACCTCTCTTCACCTACTAGCAACTATGCGCTCAGCTTTCGAAAGTGGATATCGATGGGGCACATGGATCCACAGAGTCTTCTATTTCT GCCTTCCAATCAGtgatgatgcaaatgatgataAAAAAGCTACTACAAAAATTTCGAAag GGTGGCTTATATTACTGAGAAAAATATGTGCACTAGTAAGCAGTAGCATCttggaaaaaaagagaaatcataaactTGCTTTGAAACTAGCGGAGAGACTAATAGAAAAAGATTCTTCTTGGGAGCTGGCACCAGATTCTCAATTTGAGGAAGACCAGCCTATACCTCCCACAGGAGATGCAGGAGATAATAGGCCAACCGCGTTATTGCTGGCAGCTGAAAGAGGAATAGTAGAGATTGTGGACAGGATACTAGAAGAATGCCCACAGCTAGTTGAGCAAGAAAATGATATGAATGAGAACATATTGCATGTGGCAATTAAGCACCGTCAATTTGACATATTCAATcgtgtgaaaaatatgaaaataccgATGACAAGGTTAGTCCGAAAGGTTGACAAATATGGCTGCACCATTTTACACCATGCTGCAGTCATGAGGCCACAGAATACAAAGATTCACCCAGCCGGACCTGTGTACCAACTCCAGGAAGAGATTAAGTGGTACAAG CGGGTAGAGAAGATTACGCCCACCCACTACGCCATGTTGCACGACGAGACTTGCGAACAgctattcaatttgaatcacaATGAACTACTCGTTAAAGCACAGCAATGGATAAAAGGTACTTCTCAGTCTTGCTCTGCAGTGGCTGTTCTTGTTGCTACAGTGGTCTTCGCCGCTGCCTACACTGTACCTGGAGGTTCCAATGACAACGGGTATCCAATTTTCCTCAACAACAGTCTCTTCTTGGTTTTCACAGTCATGGACGTTATTGCTTTGGCCTCCTCTTTGACATCCGTTGTAATGTTTTTGTCCGTCCTCTCATCGCCTTCTACGTATGATGAATTCCACCACGAACTCCCTAGAAAACTCACAGTAGCCTTCTCCTTGCTATTCATTTCTTTGGCTACAACAATGATTGCATTCGCGGCAACATTATTGCTCATAGTTCGTTTGGAAAAGCCACGTTGGACCACCACTCTCATTTATACTGCCGCTTTTTTTCCCGTCAGCATATTTGCACTTATGAATTTTCCCGTGTATACTGCGTTTGGGAAAACTTTGCTCAAGTTGTATCGGAGATTGTCTAAGAATTGGCCTGTCAAAAAGCCGGCACCGACCAAGAATCTAGCTTCCGGACAGGGTTCCATTGCAGACCACAATAAGTATTGTCTCCAAGTCTGA